A single window of Balaenoptera ricei isolate mBalRic1 chromosome 15, mBalRic1.hap2, whole genome shotgun sequence DNA harbors:
- the SLC4A11 gene encoding solute carrier family 4 member 11 isoform X4: MAAATRRVFHLQPCENSSIMSQNGYFEDAGYLKCDADDASETREESLGDEAFDTVNSSIVSGESIRFFVNVNLEVQPTQSEGESPGGYGLLHTSRKYLKLKNFEEEIRAHRDLDGFLARASIILNETATSLDDVLRAMLCRLAQDSHNTEPDCNLDPLMAMLFTDAGAPTEGKAVHLLSDTIQGVTATVTGVQYQQSWLCIICTSKALLKRHVCISRLVRPQNWGENSCEVRFVILVLAPPKMKSTKTATEVGRTFATMFLDITFRQKLLKTRTEEEFKEALVHQRQLLTVMSHCPSISMKDYSMSSVCTHRPPQPPRHKDFLPMGRGIREDIARRFPVYPLDFTDGIIGKNKAVGKYITTTLFLYFACLLPTIAFGSLNDENTNGAIDVQKTIAGQSIGGLLYALFSGQPLVVLLTTAPLALYIHVIRGICDDYDLDFSTFYAWTGLWNSFFLTLYALFNLSLVMSLFKRSTEEIIALFISITFVLDAVKGMVKIFQKYYCGHNLGNYYKDRSSPVSLLGLSPSLNSSLHAALNTSLLAGPPELPSVGSQGPEPLARDTAVLSLLIMLGTLWLSYTLYQFKKSPYLHPYMREILSDCALPISVLTFSLISSYGFQEIKMGKFRYNPSKSLFEMAEMHSLSLVAVSGAMGLGFLLSMLFFIEQNLVAALANAPENRLVKGTAYHWDLLLVAIINTGLSLFGLPWIHAAYPHSPLHVRALALVEERVENGHIYETIVSVKETRLTTLGASILVGFSLLLLPFPLQWIPKPVLYGLFLYIALTSIDGNQLFARMVLLLKDQTSYPPTHYIRRVPQRKIHYFTGLQVLQLLLLCAFGMSTLPYMKMIFPLIMIAMIPIRYNLLPQIIEAKYLDAMDAEH, from the exons ATGGCCGCGGCCACCAGGCGCGTGTTCCATCTCCAGCCATGCG AAAACTCTTCTATCATGTCGCAGAATGGATACTTTGAGGATGCAG GCTACCTCAAGTGTGACGCGGATGATGCCTCTGAAACCCGTGAGGAGAGCCTGGGGGATGAGGCCTTCGACACGGTCAACTCCTCCATTGTGTCTGGCGAGAGCATCCGTTTCTTTGTCAACGTCAACCTCGAGGTGCAGCCCACCCAGTCCG AGGGTGAATCGCCTGGCGGCTACGGGCTCCTACACACCTCCCGCAAG TACCTGAAGTTAAAGAACTTTGAGGAAGAGATCCGAGCGCACCGGGACCTAGACGGCTTCTTGGCACGGGCCAGCATCATCCTGAACGAGACAGCCACCTCCCTGGATGACGTGCTACGGGCCATGCTGTGCCGCTTAGCCCAAGACTCCCACAACACCGAGCCCGACTGCAACTTGGACCCGCTCATGGCCATGCTTTTCACTGATGCCGGGGCCCCCACGGAGGGTAAAG CAGTTCACCTACTGTCAGATACCATCCAAGGGGTCACTGCCACAGTAACGGGGGTGCAATACCAGCAGTCGTGGCTCTGCATCAT CTGTACCTCCAAGGCCCTGCTGAAGCGGCATGTGTGCATCAGCCGCCTGGTTCGCCCGCAGAACTGGGGGGAGAATTCCTGTGAGGTGCGGTTTGTCATCCTGGTGCTGGCCCCACCCAAGATG AAAAGCACCAAGACTGCGACGGAGGTGGGACGCACGTTTGCCACCATGTTCTTAGACATCACCTTCCGCCAGAAGCTCCTGAAGACCCGCACGGAGGAGGAATTCAAGGAGGCCCTGGTACATCAGAGACAGCTGCTCACCGTAATGAGCCACTGTCCGAGCATCAGCATGAAGGACTACAGCATGAGCTCCGTCTGCACCCACAGACCCCCGCAG CCCCCACGGCACAAGGACTTTCTCCCCATGGGGAGGGGCATCCGGGAAGACATCGCCCGCAGATTCCCTGTGTACCCGCTGGACTTCACTGATG GCATTATCGGGAAAAACAAAGCTGTGGGCAAATACATCACCACCACCCTGTTCCTCTACTTCGCCTGCCTCCTGCCCACGATCGCTTTTGGGTCCCTCAACGATGAGAACACGAACGGGGCCATTG ATGTACAGAAGACCATAGCTGGGCAGAGCATCGGAGGCCTCTTGTACGCACTCTTCTCTGGGCAGCCGCTGGTGGTGCTGCTGACGaccgcacccctggccctctacATCCACG TGATCCGTGGCATCTGTGATGACTACGATCTGGACTTCAGTACCTTCTATGCATGGACAGGCCTGTGGAACAGTTTCTTCCTCACGCTTTATGCCCTCTTCAACCTCAGCCTGGTCATGAGTCTCTTCAAGAG GTCAACGGAGGAGATCATTGCTTTGTTCATTTCCATCACATTCGTGCTGGATGCTGTCAAGGGCATGGTCAAAA TCTTCCAGAAGTACTACTGTGGCCACAACCTCGGGAACTACTACAAAGATAGGTCTTCCCCGGTGAGCCTGCTGGGCCTCAGCCCCAGCCTCAACAGCAGCCTCCACGCTGCCCTCAACACCAGCCTCCTGGCCGGCCCACCAGAGCTGCCTTCAGTGGGCAGCCAGGGCCCCGAGCCCCTGGCCCGGGACACGGCTGTGCTCAGCCTCCTCATCATGCTGGGGACACTCTGGCTGAGCTACACCCTCTACCAGTTCAAGAAGAG CCCCTACCTGCACCCCTACATGCGTGAGATCCTGTCAGACTGTGCCTTGCCCATCTCAGTGCTTACCTTCTCCCTCATCTCTTCCTACGGCTTCCAGGAGATTAAGA TGGGCAAGTTCCGCTACAACCCAAGCAAGAGCCTGTTCGAGATGGCCGAGATGCACTCGCTATCCCTGGTGGCCGTCAGCGGCGCCATGGGCCTCGGCTTCCTCCTCTCCATGCTCTTCTTCATCGAGCAGAACCTGGTGGCTGCCTTGGCTAATGCCCCGGAGAACAG GCTGGTAAAGGGCACTGCCTACCACTGGGACCTCCTGCTCGTCGCCATCATCAACACCGGGCTGTCTCTGTTTGGGCTGCCCTGGATCCACGCTGCCTACCCTCACTCCCCGTTGCACGTGCGGGCACTAGCTTTGGTGGAGGAGCGTGTGGAGAATGGGCACATTTATGAGAC GATTGTGAGTGTGAAGGAGACGCGGTTGACCACCCTGGGCGCCAGCATCCTGGTGGGCTTCTCCCTCCTGCTGCTGCCCTTCCCGCTACAGTGGATCCCCAAGCCTGTGCTCTATGGCCTCTTTCTCTACATCGCGCTCACCTCCATCGACGGCAACCAGCTGTTTGCACGCATGGTCCTGCTGCTCAAGGACCAA ACCTCATACCCACCCACCCACTACATCCGGAGGGTGCCCCAGAGGAAGATCCACTACTTCACAGGCCTGCAGgtcctgcagctgctgctgctcTGTGCCTTTGGCATGAGCACCCTGCCCTACATGAAGATGATCTTTCCCCTCATCATGATCGCCATGATCCCCATCCG ctaCAACCTGCTACCCCAAATCATTGAAGCCAAGTACCTGGACGCCATGGACGCTGAGCACTGA
- the SLC4A11 gene encoding solute carrier family 4 member 11 isoform X10, with product MSQNGYFEDAEGESPGGYGLLHTSRKYLKLKNFEEEIRAHRDLDGFLARASIILNETATSLDDVLRAMLCRLAQDSHNTEPDCNLDPLMAMLFTDAGAPTEGKAVHLLSDTIQGVTATVTGVQYQQSWLCIICTSKALLKRHVCISRLVRPQNWGENSCEVRFVILVLAPPKMKSTKTATEVGRTFATMFLDITFRQKLLKTRTEEEFKEALVHQRQLLTVMSHCPSISMKDYSMSSVCTHRPPQPPRHKDFLPMGRGIREDIARRFPVYPLDFTDGIIGKNKAVGKYITTTLFLYFACLLPTIAFGSLNDENTNGAIDVQKTIAGQSIGGLLYALFSGQPLVVLLTTAPLALYIHVIRGICDDYDLDFSTFYAWTGLWNSFFLTLYALFNLSLVMSLFKRSTEEIIALFISITFVLDAVKGMVKIFQKYYCGHNLGNYYKDRSSPVSLLGLSPSLNSSLHAALNTSLLAGPPELPSVGSQGPEPLARDTAVLSLLIMLGTLWLSYTLYQFKKSPYLHPYMREILSDCALPISVLTFSLISSYGFQEIKMGKFRYNPSKSLFEMAEMHSLSLVAVSGAMGLGFLLSMLFFIEQNLVAALANAPENRLVKGTAYHWDLLLVAIINTGLSLFGLPWIHAAYPHSPLHVRALALVEERVENGHIYETIVSVKETRLTTLGASILVGFSLLLLPFPLQWIPKPVLYGLFLYIALTSIDGNQLFARMVLLLKDQTSYPPTHYIRRVPQRKIHYFTGLQVLQLLLLCAFGMSTLPYMKMIFPLIMIAMIPIRYNLLPQIIEAKYLDAMDAEH from the exons ATGTCGCAGAATGGATACTTTGAGGATGCAG AGGGTGAATCGCCTGGCGGCTACGGGCTCCTACACACCTCCCGCAAG TACCTGAAGTTAAAGAACTTTGAGGAAGAGATCCGAGCGCACCGGGACCTAGACGGCTTCTTGGCACGGGCCAGCATCATCCTGAACGAGACAGCCACCTCCCTGGATGACGTGCTACGGGCCATGCTGTGCCGCTTAGCCCAAGACTCCCACAACACCGAGCCCGACTGCAACTTGGACCCGCTCATGGCCATGCTTTTCACTGATGCCGGGGCCCCCACGGAGGGTAAAG CAGTTCACCTACTGTCAGATACCATCCAAGGGGTCACTGCCACAGTAACGGGGGTGCAATACCAGCAGTCGTGGCTCTGCATCAT CTGTACCTCCAAGGCCCTGCTGAAGCGGCATGTGTGCATCAGCCGCCTGGTTCGCCCGCAGAACTGGGGGGAGAATTCCTGTGAGGTGCGGTTTGTCATCCTGGTGCTGGCCCCACCCAAGATG AAAAGCACCAAGACTGCGACGGAGGTGGGACGCACGTTTGCCACCATGTTCTTAGACATCACCTTCCGCCAGAAGCTCCTGAAGACCCGCACGGAGGAGGAATTCAAGGAGGCCCTGGTACATCAGAGACAGCTGCTCACCGTAATGAGCCACTGTCCGAGCATCAGCATGAAGGACTACAGCATGAGCTCCGTCTGCACCCACAGACCCCCGCAG CCCCCACGGCACAAGGACTTTCTCCCCATGGGGAGGGGCATCCGGGAAGACATCGCCCGCAGATTCCCTGTGTACCCGCTGGACTTCACTGATG GCATTATCGGGAAAAACAAAGCTGTGGGCAAATACATCACCACCACCCTGTTCCTCTACTTCGCCTGCCTCCTGCCCACGATCGCTTTTGGGTCCCTCAACGATGAGAACACGAACGGGGCCATTG ATGTACAGAAGACCATAGCTGGGCAGAGCATCGGAGGCCTCTTGTACGCACTCTTCTCTGGGCAGCCGCTGGTGGTGCTGCTGACGaccgcacccctggccctctacATCCACG TGATCCGTGGCATCTGTGATGACTACGATCTGGACTTCAGTACCTTCTATGCATGGACAGGCCTGTGGAACAGTTTCTTCCTCACGCTTTATGCCCTCTTCAACCTCAGCCTGGTCATGAGTCTCTTCAAGAG GTCAACGGAGGAGATCATTGCTTTGTTCATTTCCATCACATTCGTGCTGGATGCTGTCAAGGGCATGGTCAAAA TCTTCCAGAAGTACTACTGTGGCCACAACCTCGGGAACTACTACAAAGATAGGTCTTCCCCGGTGAGCCTGCTGGGCCTCAGCCCCAGCCTCAACAGCAGCCTCCACGCTGCCCTCAACACCAGCCTCCTGGCCGGCCCACCAGAGCTGCCTTCAGTGGGCAGCCAGGGCCCCGAGCCCCTGGCCCGGGACACGGCTGTGCTCAGCCTCCTCATCATGCTGGGGACACTCTGGCTGAGCTACACCCTCTACCAGTTCAAGAAGAG CCCCTACCTGCACCCCTACATGCGTGAGATCCTGTCAGACTGTGCCTTGCCCATCTCAGTGCTTACCTTCTCCCTCATCTCTTCCTACGGCTTCCAGGAGATTAAGA TGGGCAAGTTCCGCTACAACCCAAGCAAGAGCCTGTTCGAGATGGCCGAGATGCACTCGCTATCCCTGGTGGCCGTCAGCGGCGCCATGGGCCTCGGCTTCCTCCTCTCCATGCTCTTCTTCATCGAGCAGAACCTGGTGGCTGCCTTGGCTAATGCCCCGGAGAACAG GCTGGTAAAGGGCACTGCCTACCACTGGGACCTCCTGCTCGTCGCCATCATCAACACCGGGCTGTCTCTGTTTGGGCTGCCCTGGATCCACGCTGCCTACCCTCACTCCCCGTTGCACGTGCGGGCACTAGCTTTGGTGGAGGAGCGTGTGGAGAATGGGCACATTTATGAGAC GATTGTGAGTGTGAAGGAGACGCGGTTGACCACCCTGGGCGCCAGCATCCTGGTGGGCTTCTCCCTCCTGCTGCTGCCCTTCCCGCTACAGTGGATCCCCAAGCCTGTGCTCTATGGCCTCTTTCTCTACATCGCGCTCACCTCCATCGACGGCAACCAGCTGTTTGCACGCATGGTCCTGCTGCTCAAGGACCAA ACCTCATACCCACCCACCCACTACATCCGGAGGGTGCCCCAGAGGAAGATCCACTACTTCACAGGCCTGCAGgtcctgcagctgctgctgctcTGTGCCTTTGGCATGAGCACCCTGCCCTACATGAAGATGATCTTTCCCCTCATCATGATCGCCATGATCCCCATCCG ctaCAACCTGCTACCCCAAATCATTGAAGCCAAGTACCTGGACGCCATGGACGCTGAGCACTGA